The proteins below are encoded in one region of Borrelia duttonii Ly:
- a CDS encoding HPr family phosphocarrier protein: MQTTIEITNKEGLHARPSSMISELANKYSCCNIKLITEDGREADAKSTVEIMILGILYKEKITIVANGKDEIEIIDELKKLIQSNFKKEIQK; encoded by the coding sequence ATGCAAACAACAATTGAAATAACAAACAAAGAGGGACTACATGCAAGACCATCAAGTATGATTTCAGAACTTGCAAACAAATATTCCTGTTGCAATATAAAACTAATTACAGAGGATGGAAGAGAAGCTGATGCAAAATCTACAGTTGAAATTATGATACTTGGCATTTTATATAAAGAAAAAATAACAATTGTTGCAAATGGTAAAGACGAAATTGAAATAATTGATGAGCTAAAAAAATTAATACAATCAAACTTTAAAAAAGAGATTCAAAAATGA